A window of Candidatus Nealsonbacteria bacterium genomic DNA:
CAGCTGCTAAAAGTTTTCTGACCAATCCTCTTCTTTTCAAAATTCTTTGCATTCCCAGAGAAAGAACAACAGTAATGGCAATCGGCAAGCCCTCTGGAATGGCAGCTACTGCTACAGCTACCGCCACCGTAAACATTTCTATGAATTTTCCACCCGTCAATATTCCTTCAAGAAAAATAAAGATGGACATTATTATAACTATGAGACCGATAATTTTTGTGAAATGGAGTAATCTTTTTTGATAAGGAGTTTTTTCCTCTTTTGTCTCTTTAACCATTTGGGCAATTTTCCCAACCTCAGTCTGGATTCCAATACCACTCACTACTACCCTTCCTTTTCCTTCTTCAATAATTGTTCCCATATAAACCATATTATCTCTGTCGGCTAAGGGTGTCTTTTTTGGAAAAATATCTATTTTTTTTTCAGCTGATATCCATTCTCCGGTCAGGGTGGCTTCGTTGACCTTCAAATTATAAGCTTCGATTAGCCTTCCGTCAGCCGGAATCTTGTCTCCCGGATCTAAAATAAAAACATCTCCCAGAACGAGATCTGATGAATTTATAACTTTTTCATTTCCCCCTCTGAGTACTTTAGCTTCCGGCATAATTGTTTTCTTAAGTTCCCTTAAAGCTTGATTAGCTTTATTCTCTTGAAAAAAACCAACAATTGTGTTCAGAATTACAGCGCCGAAAATAACAATAGAATCTGTATATTCTTTTAAAAATAGGGTTATTACTCCGGCAATAACTAAAATATAAATTAAGGGGCTTCTAAATTGCTCCAAAAATATCTTAACACCTGATAAAGGTTTTTCTGTGGGGAGTAAATTTTTTCCAACTTTCTTTTGACGATCTTTTGCTTCTTCTTCGCTTAAGCCTTTTTTCAAATCGGTCTTTAGAATTATCCCCGTTTCTCTGATTGAGAGATTGTGCCAAAATGTTTCTTTAATCATTATCTTATTGTAAATAAAAAATTGACTTTTTGAAAGCCAATCGGTATCGGCTGTGTCGATGTCCGCAAATTTGAACTTAAAATGCGGAGATCTTTTTTAAAAATTCCATAAATCTATGAATTAACGAATTAGTAATTAAATTTGTAATTTTGTAGATTTATCTTAAATCAATATTAAATAAAATGCAATATAGAGTTACTGTACTTTATCTCCTGTTAATTTTTCATAGAGATTTGAAGCAAAGGATATTATTGGAGCAAAACCAGGCAAAAAGCTTGCCGCGCCAATATAATACATATTTTTGAAGGGACTTTTATGTCTAAGACGGTTTATATTAACATTAGCCGGATCTAAACTAGTGCCATAACTGCTTCCTTGAGGCGCAAAAACAAAATGTTCGCTTGTTGTCGGAGTACCGACTATTCTTAAAACAATGTGGGATTTTAATCCAGGGACAAATTTTTCTTCTATTGTATCTATAAGTTTATCGGCATATTTTTCCTTCACTTTAATATATTCTGCTCTGCTCTTAGACCTTAAATCAGCAAAATATTGATAATTGCAAGGAGCTATGGCAACTAATTGATGACATCCCGGGGGACATAAAGCATCTGAACGTAAAGATGGCGCATTGCAAAAGAGCTGCAGTTCTTTGGGAATGCCCTGGGCAAAGTGCTGCTCATAAAGACTGTTTATATCTGGATCTGAATAATAAAATATATTTTCTTTGCCCATATATTTACTTAAGTCTATATCCTTCAAGCCTAAAAAGACGCTTAACACGCCTGATGAATAATCATAATCTAATTTTTTTTGAAATTTTTCAGGAAAATATTCTTTACCAATTAAATCCATGCTGAGCTTTGGATCTCCATTGAAAATAAAATTATCTGCCGAAAACATCTCTCCATTTTTAGTCTCTGCTGAAATAACTCTTGTATTATCATCGTTTAAATTTAATTTTACAATTTCTGTAGAAAGATGTGTACTGCATTTTTTACTATCTTTGATTTTATTAAACAAGCCATTTACCGCCTTTTCAAAATGCTCTGTTGGATAGTATGCTCCGGAGTCATAAGAGGCAATGCCCCACGCGTGAACAACTAAAGATAATTTATTAGGCGGCAAAAGAAAAACTGGACTTTGACCCGATAATATTAATTGAAGCTTAGGAGGAAATTGAAAATGGTCAAAAAGATTTTGGAGCGTCCATTTAAGGTACTTATAAATATAAGCGAAGCATAATAGTTTTTCGACGTTGTTTTTGTGTTGATTAAACTTCTCTATTATAGAGAAGTATTTTTTTATTTGTTTGCCGTGATTGGGGAACATTACTGATAATCGCGAACATTCACGTTCAAATCCACTGCCAATCTTGTAATCGATTCCTTTTGAAACTACTCTATCAAATCCTTTTGGGTCAAGTTTCTCAAATGTAACTTCCTTTTCTAATCCTAATTTTTTTAGCATATTATAGACTGCCTCGCCTTTTCCGCAATTCCAAACATAATGCCATCCGGGACAGAATGAAAAACCTTCTCGTTTAAAAGTATGGCCATAACCTCCCGGAAGATAATGCTGTTCGAAAATAATCACTTTTTTTCCTGCTTCCGCAAGCAAAGCGCCTGTTGTTAATCCTCCTATTCCCATGCCAATAATAGCGTAGTCGTATTTTTCCATATACTTTATTCTATCAAAACATTTACCCCGTATAAAGCCCCGAAATAGAACGAAGTTCAGTTCGGGACTAGTCCGGCACCGTGCTATGCTCTGGTGCTGGGCTATGCCTCTGCTTCTGTACGGGGCCGCCTTTTTAGAGATTTTCTTGCGGCCCCAACGGGATTTGAACCCGTGTTACCAGATTGAGAACCTGGCGTCCTAAGCCTCTAGACGATAGGGCCATAAAAAAAGAGGATTGATCCCCTATTCTTTCCTCTTTTTAAATAGTCGCTGAGCAAAATCTTCCAATTGACCGGTCTGGTCTTTCTGTAAAACTATACGATTAATGGCCTGCATTTGTCTCTCGCTGAATCCCAGGCGGTGTCCTTTCTTTCTGTGTTTCTGAATAACTATCATTACTGTGTTTTTTTCTATAATTGATGCCTGTCGAAATTTAGCTGCCAAAATAGCTTGTGTTATTATCCAGCTGCTTATCTCGTCTAAAACTTGGTTATTGCTGAGAATATCTTCAATGACTTGTTCCATCTTCTGAATTGTTCTCTGTGGAAAGTTGTTATCTAAAGATGGAACGGAAAATAGTCTCAGACCTCTTTTCATTGTTTTCGTTCTCTTCTTGGGTTTGGTCGATTTAACTCTAGCCACTTTTTTTACCTCCTTTCTTGTCGAGATCGACAATTTGAAATTGAATGTTCTATCTTGAAATTAACACGATTATAACAAAAAGCCAAGGACATGGTCCTGGCTTTGGGGGATAAAATCTTTATCTAGGATCTACTTCTTTTTGCCAACTAGACTAATCTGAGCATGCTTGAGGTCAACCTTAGACCTCATAAACTCGGTTCCGTTTCTTCCTTCAAATAGAAAGGATCCCTCTTTGGATTTGCTAATAAAAATGCCCAAATATCTTTTACCTCTAAATAAAAACATCACTGGTGCTCTTTTTTCTATCGCTTCTAGGGCCTCTTCTTCTGTCATCCCCTCTTCTTGTGTTGTCACCTTTATACCTCCTTCAGATGACCAACTATCACGAAAGAGCCATTCCTTTTAATCAGGCAAACCTGAAATTAAAAGGCCGATTCTGATGATCGGTTGAGCTTTCAAAATATTTTAATTGACAACTCAACCAATCTTCTGATGAATAGCTCGAAATAGCCTCCCTGACCGGAATCACCCAAAGTCAGGGAGGCCTGTGGTGGTAGTTACTGCTAGGCGATAAGTCGCCCGATAGCTTCTATCAATTCAGCAAGGCTGGAAATGACAGAAGCTAAGGCGAGGAGCAGCAGGGTGAGAACAAGACTGATACACCCCGCAAAGACACCGATCCTGAACCAGAAGCGGACAGGAGAATTCTGGATCGACGTCCTAACCCTATTTTCATGGCAAGCACACCTTTGTGAATCATGGGCGAAACCATGATACACCAACCAATGCGCAATGTTAGAAACATACACAAATCGGCTGTTAAGGAAGTCTGCCAGAATCCAGGTAACGCCTAGCGCTACCAAGCTCCAGAATAGGGCTTCCATAGTTTCACCTCCTTTCTTAATCTTTCAGCAACCACCCCCCATATTCTTTTTAGAATATCAACTCTGTTTTGTCAAGCCCCAACCAAAAATAAGGATATTCGAATACACTATTTTATTTTATTCGTAATCTGGAGGAATTTGCCAATAATCAATGATATATTTTGCCAAATCGTGAAAAATTGGCACAGCTGAATATTCAGCGGTCTTAGTTTTTGGGTTGTTAAGTTTAACTAAAATTTGGAAACGAGGATTATAGGCTGGAGCGAATCCAACAAAGCTCTGAATGGTTTTGTCTGAATAGCCTGATTTATTCATTCCCAAAGCAGACCAAGCAATTTGGGCAGTACCGGTCTTTCCGGCAATATAATAACCGGGGATTTTCGCGCTCTTGGCATAACCTTGTTCCACCACATTGACTAGCATTTTTATTAATTGTGAGGCGGTTTGAGAGGAAATAATTTGAGAGCCTGCTATGACAGGCTGTGTCTCTTTTTCTTCCCCATTGGTTAAAACCTTTTTCACCATATAGGGTTTCACCAACCTTCCTTTGTTGGTGATAGCTGAAAAGGCTCTAAAAAGTTGGATGGGTGTCATCTCGATTCCTTGACCAAAAGAAGCTGTAGCGAAATTGATTTCATACCCTTTTTTAAACTCCTTATTTTCTGAAAAAACTTCTCCTTCTAGATCAATTCCGGTTGGTTTGAAAATGGCAAATTTTTCAAGATATTTCAAGAAAAGCTCATGACCAACCTGACTTTCAGCAAAAACTGCTCCGGTATTTATCGATCTTTCTAAGACTTCGGTCATTGTTCTTTGACCCCAAACTCTATTGTCGTAATTGTAAATTGTATAACCTCCGACCTTAACAAATCCCTTATCTTCATAAGTTGTCTGTGGGGTCAGTTTTTTTTCGTTCAAACCGGCGGCCATGACTATAGGCTTAAAAACAGAGCCTGGTTCAAAGATTTTTTGAATAGCTGAGTTCTGAAAAATTTCCCAATTTTCAACTTTTGAATACTGATTAGGATTAAAATTAGGAAAGTTAGCTATTGCCAGTATTTCACCGGAGATAGTATCTCCAACTATAATTGTCCCTTCCTCGATATCGAAATTTTCTTTAGCTTCCCATAATAACTTTTCTGCCATAAATTGGATATTATAATCCAAAGTTAAAACAAGATCGGAGCCTCCTTCGGCCGGCAGAAATTTTTCAGCAAAGGCTAAAAAAAATCCTTGAGCACTTCTTTCTCCTTCTTGAAAACCTTCCCTGCCTTCTAAAATATCATTATAATAACCCTCTATTCCGTATTCTCCACCTCCATCTGCTTGTAAAAAACCTATTGTTTGGGAAGCTAAAAACTTTTGAGGATAAAACCTGCCTTTTTCTTTCTCCAGATAGACGCCCGTTAAATCTAATTCCTTTAATTCTTTTAATTCTTCTTCTGTTAATTTCTTTTTTATGATTGTATAGAAAGTTTCTCTGCTTAATCTTTCTAAAATAAAGTCTTGATCTAATTCAAGAATTCCGCTTAATTGTTGAGCTATGCCTGTTTTATCCTGGACTTCATTTGGAGCAGCATAAACCAAAGACCATTCTTTATTGATTGCCAAAGGATAAAGATTGTCATTCTTATCTCTTAAAAAAATTTCCCCTCTTGTGCTGGGAATTTTTAAAAAAATTTTTTGCTGCCCCTTGGCTAAGGCCCGCCAATAATCTTGATTTAAAACTTGAAGAAAAAATAAGCGGCTAATGATTACCGCTCCAAAAAAAATAATAAAGATAAAGATTAAATTAATCCGCCATTGCTTCATAAAAAAAATCAAGAAAAGAGAAAAGAAACTTTATTTTGTCACTACTTGAGATCCTACTAATTGAATATATCTTATCTCTTCTATCTTTTCGTAACTTAAATCTTTAATCAATGATTCAATATTTTCTAAGGTATTTGCTTGGGCAAATTTTACCCCTAAAGCTTGAGTCTCTTCGGAGAGAAAGTTAAATTCTGCTTCATAATTTTTGAGAAGATAAGTTTTCTGAATAACTGAATTAATCTGAAAAATATAGAGGACAAAAAAGATGCCAATTAAACCAAAACATAAAAGATAAAAAATTCTAAGGTTGAACTTCCATTTTAAACCAGGGATAAAAGGACGGATGGTTAAAATAAATGAATTAATAGCTAAAATATTATTCATACATTATTTGAATATTTAAACATCCAAGTATTAAGTAGAATCCAAGATGTTTAAATGTTTAGGTATTAATATGTTAATATGTTTATACGATTTTTACTGCTGCTCTTAATTTAGCCGACCTTGATCGAGGATTGACTCGAATTTCTTCAGGGCTTGGCCTGACCGGCTTTTTTGTTAAAATCTGAAGCTGTCCTTCCTTAGCCTTTTCTAAGACTTATAAGTTGACACTTTTTCTATCAGAAGAAGAGGGGTAATATTGAGAAGTTTCCTAAGGAAACAGCTAGTCGCACTATTTTATTGATTGGTGAATCAAGTTCTAAAGCTGCTTTTAGATTTCCTGTTTGAGAATCAAATACAAATAAAACTCCAGGTTTTTCACCCCGATGACTGCGTCCAGTGACATAGACTATGTCAGAGGCGTCAACCCAGAGGCTTTCACCAAAGGTACCAAAATGTGGAACGAAATCTATATGGAATTGATAAAAAGGATCCTCAGATAAATTAAATTTACGAATTTCATAACTTTCCCTATTTACAGCAGTAATTTTGACCGGAAAGCTTGTTAGCCATAGCCCATATGGTTTCCCTCTGGTTACTCCATATGGAAAAATAAAAATTTCATTTCCTGTATCATAAGAGTAAATTGCCCCTGAAAAAATTTTCTTTGAAAGAGATTCGTCTGTCGTTTCAATTAAAGAAATCATATCAGATGGCAGTTCGTCTAAATACAATCTTTCTTCCTCATTATCCAAAATCCATCTTTTTGTGGAATTAAATTCTGAATCAGATACTTTAATATGCCTTAAAATTTTCCAGTTTTTTGTGTCTATCAGCCAGATGGTTGGTTGAAAAGTACTCTTCCCATGATAAACGCAAAAGCAGTCTGAAGAGTAGTGCACACCACTATCAAAAACATAGAGTATATCTCCCTTTTTCGCTAAAGCTTCTGGACTACTACCTACCCCAATATTCATAATTGCTAAAAAGTAGGAACCGAAGATTAGAAAAAGAATTACTGGTAAAGCTATTAAGAACTTTTTTATCATAATATATTTTAGTATGTCTATATTTTTACTGCTGCTCTTAATTTAGCCGACCTTGATCGAGGATTGACTCGAATTTCTTCAGGGCTTGGCCTGACCGGCTTTTTTGTTAAAATTCTAAGCCTCGATACTATTCGCCTTTGGCGAAAGTACGGGGCAGGCAATCCCGCCTTCGATAAATCTTCGGCGGACAAGTCGGCGGGCAAGCCCTCCTTAGCTTTCTCAAATTTTGTTTCGCAAACTTTGAGAGGATTAGCCATTTTTTTGAAGAAATTTTTTACAATCCTATCTTCCAAAGAATGGAAAGAAATTATAACTAATCTTCCGCCTTTCCTTATGCTTTCCAGAGCCTGAGGAAGGGTTCTTTCTAGATTATTTAATTCGTCATTAACGGCGATCCTTAAGGCCTGAAAAGTTCTAGTGGCAAAATGGATACGGTTCCTCAAATATCTCTTTGGCACAACATATTTTATGGTTTCTGCCAGCTGGAAGGTGGTTTTAATAGGCCTTATGTTTCGTTTTTCAATAATACTTTCGGCAATAATCCGGGCATATCTTTCTTCTCCATAGTCCTTTAAGATTTTCTCTATTGCATCTTTTGACCAAAAATTGAGAATCTTCTCAGCAGTTAACCCCGTTAGAGGTTTGTTCTCTTTGTGCTTCCGCCAAGCCCCGTTGACCTTTAACGGGGTTAAAGGATTCTGAGGATTGTATCTCATGTCCAGGGGTTCATTTCTCAAAAAGCTGAATCCACGACCCGACTCTTCCAAATGCCAGCTGGACATTCCTAAATCAAACAAAATTCC
This region includes:
- a CDS encoding NAD(P)/FAD-dependent oxidoreductase, coding for MEKYDYAIIGMGIGGLTTGALLAEAGKKVIIFEQHYLPGGYGHTFKREGFSFCPGWHYVWNCGKGEAVYNMLKKLGLEKEVTFEKLDPKGFDRVVSKGIDYKIGSGFERECSRLSVMFPNHGKQIKKYFSIIEKFNQHKNNVEKLLCFAYIYKYLKWTLQNLFDHFQFPPKLQLILSGQSPVFLLPPNKLSLVVHAWGIASYDSGAYYPTEHFEKAVNGLFNKIKDSKKCSTHLSTEIVKLNLNDDNTRVISAETKNGEMFSADNFIFNGDPKLSMDLIGKEYFPEKFQKKLDYDYSSGVLSVFLGLKDIDLSKYMGKENIFYYSDPDINSLYEQHFAQGIPKELQLFCNAPSLRSDALCPPGCHQLVAIAPCNYQYFADLRSKSRAEYIKVKEKYADKLIDTIEEKFVPGLKSHIVLRIVGTPTTSEHFVFAPQGSSYGTSLDPANVNINRLRHKSPFKNMYYIGAASFLPGFAPIISFASNLYEKLTGDKVQ
- a CDS encoding penicillin-binding protein 2, producing MKQWRINLIFIFIIFFGAVIISRLFFLQVLNQDYWRALAKGQQKIFLKIPSTRGEIFLRDKNDNLYPLAINKEWSLVYAAPNEVQDKTGIAQQLSGILELDQDFILERLSRETFYTIIKKKLTEEELKELKELDLTGVYLEKEKGRFYPQKFLASQTIGFLQADGGGEYGIEGYYNDILEGREGFQEGERSAQGFFLAFAEKFLPAEGGSDLVLTLDYNIQFMAEKLLWEAKENFDIEEGTIIVGDTISGEILAIANFPNFNPNQYSKVENWEIFQNSAIQKIFEPGSVFKPIVMAAGLNEKKLTPQTTYEDKGFVKVGGYTIYNYDNRVWGQRTMTEVLERSINTGAVFAESQVGHELFLKYLEKFAIFKPTGIDLEGEVFSENKEFKKGYEINFATASFGQGIEMTPIQLFRAFSAITNKGRLVKPYMVKKVLTNGEEKETQPVIAGSQIISSQTASQLIKMLVNVVEQGYAKSAKIPGYYIAGKTGTAQIAWSALGMNKSGYSDKTIQSFVGFAPAYNPRFQILVKLNNPKTKTAEYSAVPIFHDLAKYIIDYWQIPPDYE
- the mraW gene encoding 16S rRNA (cytosine(1402)-N(4))-methyltransferase; translated protein: MLTKKPVRPSPEEIRVNPRSRSAKLRAAVKIV
- the rsmH gene encoding 16S rRNA (cytosine(1402)-N(4))-methyltransferase, whose product is MIHIPVLQKEILEYLDPKSNENFIDCTFGQGGHSLAILEKNGPRGKVLGIEIDQELYKKLKATGIRKRLTLVRDSYINLKEIIKKIRPISGILFDLGMSSWHLEESGRGFSFLRNEPLDMRYNPQNPLTPLKVNGAWRKHKENKPLTGLTAEKILNFWSKDAIEKILKDYGEERYARIIAESIIEKRNIRPIKTTFQLAETIKYVVPKRYLRNRIHFATRTFQALRIAVNDELNNLERTLPQALESIRKGGRLVIISFHSLEDRIVKNFFKKMANPLKVCETKFEKAKEGLPADLSAEDLSKAGLPAPYFRQRRIVSRLRILTKKPVRPSPEEIRVNPRSRSAKLRAAVKI